One stretch of Chitinophaga pendula DNA includes these proteins:
- a CDS encoding DUF6443 domain-containing protein, whose translation MKRIIFLLIPAFCTICVLPVSAQQPNGSGRPGATAQPIPGPFTNTTINYIRTYEPSVPISDPAAVSTNNNLRQVRQNSQYFDGLGRPLQTVSKGMGKDGKDIVAPVVYDQFGREQFKYLPYVSPSSDGKFKTNPFVEQAGFMGGYHQGEQIYYGETEFEASPLNRVMKAYAPGNSWSRTGGNVQWWRP comes from the coding sequence ATGAAACGAATTATATTTCTTCTTATTCCGGCTTTCTGTACAATTTGTGTATTACCAGTAAGCGCACAACAACCGAACGGCAGCGGGCGCCCAGGAGCTACGGCACAACCCATACCTGGTCCTTTTACCAATACCACCATTAATTACATACGCACCTACGAGCCGTCTGTCCCAATCAGTGATCCGGCAGCAGTAAGTACGAACAATAACCTCCGGCAGGTAAGACAGAACAGCCAATACTTCGACGGGCTGGGCCGTCCCCTGCAAACCGTCAGTAAAGGTATGGGTAAGGATGGTAAAGACATCGTAGCGCCGGTGGTTTATGACCAATTCGGCCGGGAACAATTCAAATACCTACCTTACGTTTCTCCAAGTAGTGATGGAAAGTTTAAAACGAATCCCTTTGTGGAACAAGCTGGCTTTATGGGTGGCTATCACCAAGGTGAACAGATTTACTATGGCGAAACCGAGTTTGAAGCATCTCCGCTGAACAGGGTGATGAAAGCCTATGCACCAGGCAATAGCTGGAGCCGTACAGGAGGTAACGTACAATGGTGGCGACCCTAA
- a CDS encoding energy transducer TonB, which produces MPEFDKGEIGLLRFFKANFRYPEKQDFFQGSINLVFIVDTNGRVKDGHILKKSNTELTLLDKEALRVLSIMPRWKAGSCEGQKVPVRMFWPVKF; this is translated from the coding sequence ATGCCTGAATTTGACAAGGGAGAGATTGGCCTTTTGAGATTTTTTAAAGCTAATTTTCGGTACCCAGAAAAACAAGATTTTTTTCAAGGTTCGATCAACTTAGTGTTCATCGTTGATACTAATGGTAGAGTAAAAGATGGTCACATTTTGAAGAAATCAAATACGGAATTAACTTTATTAGATAAGGAAGCATTACGTGTGTTATCAATTATGCCCAGGTGGAAAGCAGGGAGCTGTGAAGGACAAAAAGTTCCAGTAAGGATGTTTTGGCCTGTGAAGTTCTGA
- the mnmE gene encoding tRNA uridine-5-carboxymethylaminomethyl(34) synthesis GTPase MnmE — MLGKLTGHDDTIAAIATAPGIGAIAVIRLSGPKAIAICNSLFPSKDLEIQPGHTLHFGSIVSNGRIIDEVVVSLYKAPRSYTGEEVVEVSCHGSPYIQQQLLDAFVLAGARLARAGEFTQRAFLNGKLDLTQAESVADLIASNSAASHQTAMQQMRGGFSRELKTLREQLITFSALIELELDFSQEDVEFADRTRLYELVDNATVLVRHLVNSFSMGNVIKNGVNTAIVGKPNAGKSTLLNTLLNENRAIVSDIAGTTRDTIEEILNIDGILFRLIDTAGIRESTDTIESIGVQKTLEKIREAGVVVYLFDVNELTEDELLGQINAFSSQGVNHLLVGNKTDIQGEENIRKKFATIPDILFISAKNHAHIDQLKQQLVAKVISGSIQTEDTIITNARHHSALQEVLQSLYAVKGGMENQLPGDLLALDIRRSLHYLGEITGEVTNEDRLDFIFSKFCIGK; from the coding sequence ATGCTGGGGAAATTGACAGGACATGACGATACAATAGCCGCAATAGCTACCGCACCTGGTATAGGAGCCATCGCAGTTATCAGATTAAGCGGTCCCAAAGCCATTGCCATCTGTAATAGCCTGTTCCCCTCTAAAGACCTCGAAATACAACCAGGCCATACCCTGCACTTCGGTAGCATCGTCAGTAATGGTCGTATCATCGATGAGGTCGTAGTCAGCCTCTATAAAGCCCCGAGATCTTACACCGGGGAAGAAGTAGTAGAAGTATCCTGCCATGGCTCCCCGTATATCCAACAACAATTGCTGGATGCCTTTGTGCTGGCTGGCGCCCGCCTCGCCCGCGCCGGCGAATTCACACAACGCGCATTCCTGAATGGCAAACTCGACCTCACACAGGCAGAGTCCGTAGCCGACCTCATCGCTAGCAACTCAGCAGCCAGCCATCAGACCGCTATGCAACAAATGAGAGGCGGCTTCTCCCGCGAACTGAAAACCCTCCGCGAACAACTGATCACCTTCTCCGCACTCATCGAACTCGAACTCGACTTCAGCCAGGAAGATGTAGAATTTGCCGATAGAACCCGCTTGTATGAGCTGGTCGATAACGCTACCGTCCTCGTACGTCATCTAGTGAATTCCTTCAGTATGGGTAATGTGATCAAAAATGGCGTTAACACCGCGATAGTAGGAAAACCTAATGCGGGTAAATCAACCCTCCTGAATACACTTTTAAACGAAAATAGGGCCATTGTAAGCGATATAGCAGGCACTACCCGCGATACCATCGAAGAGATACTGAATATCGATGGCATACTCTTCCGTTTGATAGACACCGCCGGTATCCGCGAAAGCACAGATACCATCGAAAGTATTGGTGTCCAAAAGACACTCGAAAAAATTCGTGAAGCCGGAGTAGTAGTATACCTCTTCGACGTAAATGAATTAACCGAAGATGAACTCCTCGGGCAGATCAATGCATTCAGCAGTCAGGGAGTGAATCACCTGCTGGTCGGCAACAAAACAGATATACAAGGAGAAGAGAACATCCGCAAAAAATTCGCAACCATTCCCGATATACTTTTTATCTCCGCTAAAAACCACGCACATATTGATCAGCTTAAACAACAACTCGTAGCCAAAGTAATAAGTGGTAGCATCCAGACAGAAGATACCATCATCACCAACGCACGACATCACAGTGCATTGCAGGAAGTATTACAATCCCTCTATGCAGTAAAAGGAGGAATGGAAAATCAATTACCGGGAGATTTACTCGCACTGGACATCCGCAGGAGTTTACACTATCTCGGCGAGATCACTGGTGAAGTGACGAATGAAGACAGACTGGATTTTATTTTCTCGAAGTTTTGTATTGGGAAGTAA
- a CDS encoding energy transducer TonB has product MDSAKISKSDFLDILFDGRNKEYGAYDLRRQYDKRVRNAILGTASVAILVLGGYLINNYIRAEEAKNPKKPVIEQIKMEDIKLPDDPKTPPPPPPPPAPPPPVKPSVQFTPPVIKKDNEVPPDEEPPKIEEIKDKAVSTKTVEGDPNGIDPGLLEDSKGTGVVEAPPPPPKEEIFTFVEQPPTFPGGEDALAKYLNKNIRYPRVAQENGISGTVFVQFIVDSEGNIKDVKTVGAAKGGGLEEEAVRVVRTMPKWKPGKQNGRQVSVQFNLPIRFTLQE; this is encoded by the coding sequence ATGGATTCAGCTAAAATCTCAAAGTCCGATTTCCTTGATATCCTGTTCGATGGCAGGAACAAAGAATATGGGGCTTATGACCTGAGAAGGCAATATGACAAACGGGTGCGGAATGCCATCCTCGGCACCGCGTCTGTTGCTATATTGGTCCTCGGGGGCTATCTGATCAATAACTATATACGCGCTGAAGAGGCTAAAAATCCTAAAAAGCCGGTTATTGAACAGATTAAGATGGAGGATATCAAGCTTCCGGATGATCCGAAGACGCCGCCTCCACCGCCGCCTCCCCCGGCACCACCACCACCGGTAAAACCATCTGTGCAGTTCACACCTCCCGTAATCAAAAAAGATAACGAGGTACCACCAGATGAAGAACCACCAAAGATCGAAGAAATCAAAGATAAAGCGGTAAGTACCAAAACCGTAGAAGGTGATCCCAACGGTATCGACCCGGGATTATTGGAAGATAGTAAAGGTACTGGTGTGGTAGAAGCACCACCCCCGCCTCCTAAAGAAGAGATCTTTACCTTCGTAGAGCAACCTCCTACCTTCCCGGGTGGTGAAGACGCACTCGCCAAATACCTGAACAAAAACATCCGTTACCCACGGGTAGCTCAGGAAAATGGAATCTCCGGTACTGTATTCGTGCAGTTCATCGTAGACTCTGAAGGTAATATCAAAGATGTAAAGACTGTAGGCGCCGCTAAAGGTGGTGGCCTCGAGGAAGAAGCCGTACGCGTGGTGAGAACCATGCCGAAGTGGAAACCCGGTAAGCAGAACGGACGTCAGGTATCTGTACAGTTCAACCTGCCCATCCGCTTTACACTGCAAGAGTAG
- a CDS encoding ExbD/TolR family protein translates to MAEMDTSSSGGKGKHQGTKSKKLSTRVDMTPMVDLGFLLITFFMLTTTMSKPKTMDLVMPKDTEREEEQNKVKESTALTILLGKKDQVYYYEGLAQDPNASANPDFFKATNFANKNGIRDVIIKKRDAVAQMRNAKGEPEDVVVIIKADNDATYKNFVDILDEMAINRIQRYATVDISDQDKQWIKQTETANGVQ, encoded by the coding sequence ATGGCAGAAATGGATACCAGTAGTAGTGGCGGGAAAGGCAAACACCAGGGTACGAAGTCGAAAAAACTTTCTACCCGCGTAGACATGACTCCGATGGTGGACCTTGGCTTTCTGTTGATTACCTTCTTCATGTTGACAACGACAATGTCCAAGCCCAAAACAATGGACCTGGTAATGCCGAAGGATACAGAAAGAGAAGAAGAACAGAATAAAGTAAAGGAAAGTACCGCTCTCACTATACTCTTAGGTAAAAAAGACCAGGTATATTATTACGAAGGTTTGGCCCAGGATCCTAACGCATCCGCCAATCCCGACTTCTTCAAAGCTACCAACTTCGCTAACAAAAACGGCATTCGTGACGTTATCATCAAAAAACGCGACGCAGTAGCCCAGATGAGAAATGCAAAAGGTGAACCAGAAGATGTTGTAGTAATTATAAAGGCAGATAATGATGCCACTTATAAGAACTTCGTAGACATCCTGGACGAAATGGCCATCAACCGGATCCAACGCTATGCTACCGTTGATATCAGCGATCAGGATAAGCAATGGATCAAACAAACGGAAACAGCCAACGGCGTTCAGTAA
- a CDS encoding ExbD/TolR family protein — protein MPKVKMPRKSTLVDMTAMCDVAFLLLTFFMLATKFKPDEPVTVVTPSSINTQLLPDSDVILLTIDKGGRVFFSMDGQSKRKKMIEDLNSQFKLGLDTKEMNNFILGASVGTDLKDLKSYLSLSAEARKKSGLEKGIPTDSSNNELSSWIEYARAAQDNNPKLKYCIKADNGTPYPVIKQILDTFKDKKIQKLNLVTNLETPPVGSAAALAQEGKPAK, from the coding sequence ATGCCTAAAGTTAAAATGCCCAGGAAGAGCACACTCGTAGACATGACGGCGATGTGTGATGTGGCCTTTCTGCTGTTAACTTTCTTCATGCTGGCTACCAAATTTAAACCGGACGAACCGGTGACCGTGGTAACTCCGTCCTCTATCAATACCCAATTGTTGCCCGATTCCGACGTGATACTTCTCACGATAGACAAAGGCGGCCGGGTGTTCTTCAGCATGGACGGTCAGAGTAAAAGAAAGAAAATGATCGAAGATCTCAACTCTCAGTTCAAACTCGGCCTCGATACCAAGGAAATGAACAACTTCATCCTCGGCGCCAGCGTAGGTACTGACCTGAAAGATCTGAAAAGCTATCTCTCTTTAAGCGCTGAAGCAAGGAAAAAATCAGGATTGGAGAAAGGTATCCCTACCGACTCTTCTAATAATGAACTGTCTTCCTGGATCGAATACGCAAGAGCTGCACAGGATAATAATCCTAAGCTGAAATACTGTATCAAAGCCGATAATGGTACACCATACCCTGTAATCAAACAGATCCTGGATACCTTTAAAGACAAAAAAATACAGAAACTGAACCTGGTTACCAACCTGGAAACACCACCTGTAGGCTCCGCCGCAGCGCTGGCACAAGAAGGTAAACCAGCTAAGTAA
- a CDS encoding MotA/TolQ/ExbB proton channel family protein yields MAETKTTVTAATAKTASHQPKKSSNLFAVLAVPICIAIAYVFYYQALGNPSNFQGGIVGGTPVEGGIGKWFATVYHGGVIVPILISVLLICLTFVIERFLYLSKAKGKFSGAELVRKVQYHLANKNVDAALAECDKQKGSVGNVLKAGLKKYKEMITNTELDTDQKILTIRNEIEETTALELPMMEKNLVFLSTIASVATLLGLFGTVLGMIKAFAAMSSGGAPDSAKLALGISEALINTALGIGTSAVAIIMYNYFTTNIDGITYAIDESGFTLTQSFAANHK; encoded by the coding sequence ATGGCTGAGACTAAAACAACTGTGACTGCAGCTACTGCCAAAACGGCTTCTCATCAACCTAAAAAGTCTTCCAACTTGTTTGCGGTACTGGCAGTTCCCATCTGTATCGCAATAGCCTATGTGTTCTACTACCAGGCACTGGGTAACCCAAGCAACTTCCAGGGAGGTATAGTTGGTGGTACGCCAGTAGAAGGCGGTATCGGCAAATGGTTCGCTACAGTTTATCATGGCGGTGTAATCGTACCCATTCTGATCTCTGTCCTGCTGATCTGTCTGACTTTTGTGATCGAGCGTTTCCTCTATCTGTCCAAAGCAAAAGGTAAATTCAGCGGCGCTGAGCTGGTGAGAAAAGTACAGTATCACCTGGCTAACAAGAATGTAGATGCAGCACTGGCTGAATGCGACAAACAAAAAGGTTCTGTAGGTAACGTACTGAAAGCTGGTCTGAAAAAGTACAAAGAAATGATCACCAATACCGAATTGGATACTGATCAAAAAATCCTCACTATCAGAAACGAAATCGAAGAAACTACTGCGCTCGAACTGCCTATGATGGAAAAGAACCTGGTGTTCCTCTCCACTATCGCTTCCGTAGCTACCCTGCTCGGTCTGTTCGGTACAGTATTAGGTATGATCAAAGCGTTCGCAGCAATGTCCTCTGGCGGTGCTCCGGATTCCGCTAAACTGGCATTAGGTATCTCTGAAGCATTGATCAACACTGCACTGGGTATCGGTACTTCCGCTGTTGCGATCATCATGTATAACTACTTTACCACCAACATCGATGGTATCACTTACGCTATCGATGAGTCTGGCTTTACTTTGACACAAAGCTTCGCTGCTAACCACAAATAA
- a CDS encoding zinc-dependent metalloprotease, producing MIKHFPSTGVTCIVALICLGLSDMPAFAQKKKRKESTPVTSPVPKDSTARPPMGNLQAGPKAPVKKFAELITPKAKADSGLFNIYKQEDKIFLELPDSLLGRDILVVNRISKSAAGLRALFYGYGGDQIGENVIRFEKGPNNRIFLKNISYSEISKDSTMPMFNAVMNSNIQPIVAAFDVKAYSEQGKGSIIDLTEFINSDNEVLNFSARMKSMLKLGGVQGDKSYIVDVKSYPINTEIKTVKTYSRAGGGAPGMPPTSGGNATLELNSSLVLLPARPMQPRYYDPRIGYFTTSVTDFDIDPQGVKRLQMITRWRLEPKPADLEKYKRGELVEPIKPIVFYIDPATPVKWRKYLIQGVNDWQVAFEQAGFKNAVVARMAPTAAEDSTWSLEDARFSAIVYKPSDIPNASGPHVHDPRSGEILESHINWYHNVMKLLRNWYIVQASPNDTRARKIEFDDELMGELIRFVSSHEVGHTLGLRHNFGSSSTYPTEKLRDKAWTKAHGFAASIMDYARFNYVAQPGDGITGSDLYPRINYYDKWAIEWGYRMIPGVSNADEESGTLNKWTIEKLKEKKYWFGRENNADDPRSQNEDLGDDAMAAGRYGIKNLQFILPNLLAWTRTSNEGYANLSEVYKEVTGQFGRYMGHVAKNVGGIYETPKYVEQTGAVYEPVPKSIQQQAVQFLQQQLFTTPKWLLNNEIITRIGAEAPGIIQERQAPVLERLLSVRTLNNLLNAEAISNGKSYQAVELLNDLRKGICSELTTRKPIDIFRRNLQKAYVAQLAELLGNNNTPAASGAMIVIGGPSSPTTDPSKSDISSLARAQLTTLRNEIRVSVNGISDNMSRYHLNDLIERINKALDPK from the coding sequence ATGATTAAGCATTTCCCGAGCACGGGGGTCACATGCATCGTAGCACTTATCTGTCTAGGATTGTCAGACATGCCGGCCTTTGCGCAGAAAAAAAAGCGTAAAGAGAGCACACCGGTGACCTCACCTGTACCTAAAGACTCAACTGCCAGACCCCCTATGGGTAATCTACAGGCTGGTCCTAAAGCTCCTGTCAAGAAATTTGCCGAATTGATCACGCCTAAGGCAAAAGCTGATTCGGGGCTATTTAACATCTACAAACAGGAGGACAAAATCTTCCTGGAACTGCCGGATTCCTTACTAGGACGGGATATATTGGTCGTGAACCGTATATCCAAATCAGCGGCCGGATTACGTGCTTTATTCTATGGCTATGGCGGGGATCAGATTGGGGAAAATGTGATACGGTTTGAGAAGGGGCCTAACAACCGCATCTTCCTGAAGAACATATCTTATTCGGAGATCTCGAAGGATTCCACTATGCCGATGTTTAATGCCGTGATGAATTCGAACATACAGCCGATAGTGGCTGCATTCGATGTGAAGGCTTATTCAGAGCAGGGTAAAGGCTCCATCATTGACCTGACCGAATTCATCAACAGTGATAACGAGGTATTGAACTTCAGTGCCCGTATGAAATCCATGCTTAAGCTGGGCGGGGTACAGGGGGATAAATCTTATATCGTAGATGTGAAATCCTATCCTATCAATACGGAGATCAAAACGGTGAAGACCTATTCCCGTGCGGGCGGCGGTGCGCCGGGTATGCCACCCACCAGCGGCGGTAATGCAACACTGGAATTAAATAGTTCACTGGTATTATTGCCTGCCAGACCTATGCAGCCTCGTTATTATGATCCGCGTATAGGTTATTTTACTACTTCCGTAACGGATTTCGATATTGATCCGCAGGGAGTAAAGCGGCTGCAAATGATCACTCGCTGGCGACTGGAGCCCAAACCTGCTGATTTGGAAAAATATAAACGTGGGGAGTTGGTAGAACCGATTAAACCTATTGTTTTCTATATTGATCCGGCGACGCCTGTAAAATGGCGGAAGTACCTGATACAAGGTGTGAATGACTGGCAGGTAGCCTTTGAGCAAGCTGGTTTCAAAAATGCTGTTGTAGCGCGGATGGCGCCTACTGCCGCAGAGGATTCTACCTGGTCACTGGAAGATGCCCGTTTTTCTGCGATCGTTTATAAACCTTCTGATATTCCTAATGCCAGCGGGCCTCACGTACATGATCCCCGTTCAGGAGAGATCCTGGAGAGTCATATCAACTGGTATCATAACGTGATGAAGTTATTGCGTAACTGGTATATCGTGCAGGCTTCGCCTAATGATACACGTGCGAGGAAGATAGAGTTTGATGATGAGTTAATGGGAGAACTGATCCGTTTTGTTTCTTCGCATGAAGTAGGACATACGTTGGGGCTTCGTCATAACTTCGGTTCCAGTTCTACTTATCCTACGGAAAAGCTCCGGGATAAAGCATGGACTAAAGCGCATGGGTTTGCGGCTTCTATTATGGACTATGCACGTTTCAATTACGTAGCACAGCCGGGCGACGGCATTACCGGTTCGGACTTGTATCCCCGTATTAACTATTATGATAAGTGGGCGATTGAATGGGGGTATCGTATGATCCCCGGGGTGAGCAATGCGGATGAAGAAAGTGGTACTTTAAATAAATGGACTATTGAGAAACTGAAAGAGAAGAAGTACTGGTTTGGCCGGGAGAACAATGCAGATGATCCCCGCTCGCAGAATGAGGACCTGGGTGATGATGCGATGGCTGCAGGCCGTTATGGTATTAAGAACCTGCAATTCATTCTTCCGAACCTGCTTGCCTGGACACGCACCAGCAATGAAGGCTATGCTAATCTTTCTGAGGTCTACAAGGAAGTAACGGGACAGTTTGGCCGATACATGGGGCATGTAGCCAAGAATGTGGGTGGTATTTATGAAACGCCCAAGTATGTGGAGCAGACAGGCGCCGTGTATGAGCCTGTTCCTAAATCCATACAGCAACAGGCTGTTCAATTCTTACAACAGCAGCTGTTCACTACACCGAAATGGTTATTGAACAATGAGATCATTACCAGGATCGGAGCGGAAGCTCCCGGTATTATACAGGAGCGGCAGGCACCGGTATTGGAGCGTTTGCTCAGTGTACGTACGTTGAACAACCTGTTGAATGCAGAAGCTATATCCAATGGTAAAAGTTATCAGGCTGTTGAGTTGTTAAACGATCTTCGCAAGGGTATATGCAGTGAGTTGACTACGCGCAAGCCGATCGATATTTTCCGCAGGAATCTTCAGAAAGCTTATGTAGCGCAGCTGGCTGAACTACTGGGTAACAATAATACACCAGCTGCCAGCGGTGCTATGATTGTAATAGGTGGTCCTTCCAGTCCTACTACGGACCCAAGCAAGTCTGATATCAGCAGTCTTGCACGGGCACAGCTAACTACCCTGAGAAATGAAATACGTGTATCCGTTAACGGTATATCCGATAATATGAGCCGTTATCACCTTAATGATCTGATCGAGCGTATCAACAAGGCGCTTGATCCTAAATAA
- a CDS encoding LacI family DNA-binding transcriptional regulator, producing the protein MKERTNKVTIYDIAQALDLSASTVSRALQNNPLINEDTREKVQQMATEMGYVPNWIASSLRKKRSNIIGLIVPRTSMYFQSTAISGIQHEAHKYGFSIVIGQSDETVAMEKELVHTFFSLRVDGLLAVSSMFTTNYEHFGPFIRNTIPLVFYDRVPVDFPGYTITGDDYRGGFLATEHLIQQGCKRIAHFSGILTCNLYQQRLAGYKAALAKYDIPYDEQLLYVHNLTTDAATTATQQLLQSSPLPDGLFAANDTSAVAFIQEARRNHIDVPGQIKVVGYANDLSSRIISPSLTTIEQSGYNMGQKAASTLIQLINHDETVKVTQHYVFPVELIQRDSTL; encoded by the coding sequence GTGAAAGAACGAACGAATAAGGTTACTATATATGACATTGCGCAGGCACTAGATCTGTCTGCTTCTACTGTATCGCGTGCGTTGCAGAATAATCCCCTTATTAATGAAGATACGCGGGAGAAGGTGCAGCAGATGGCTACAGAAATGGGGTATGTACCCAACTGGATCGCATCGAGCTTACGGAAGAAGCGATCCAATATTATCGGGCTGATCGTGCCGCGTACATCCATGTATTTTCAGAGCACGGCTATCAGTGGTATTCAGCATGAGGCGCACAAGTATGGATTCAGTATTGTGATCGGTCAATCTGATGAGACTGTTGCGATGGAGAAGGAGCTGGTGCATACTTTCTTTTCGCTTCGTGTGGATGGGCTACTGGCGGTATCATCGATGTTCACCACTAACTATGAGCATTTCGGTCCTTTTATCCGTAATACTATTCCTTTGGTTTTTTATGACCGGGTACCGGTTGACTTTCCTGGTTATACGATTACGGGGGATGATTACCGGGGTGGTTTCCTGGCAACGGAACATCTTATTCAACAGGGTTGTAAACGTATTGCACATTTTTCCGGTATACTGACCTGTAACCTTTATCAGCAGCGTCTTGCCGGCTATAAGGCGGCGCTTGCCAAGTATGATATCCCATATGACGAGCAGTTGTTGTATGTACATAACCTGACGACGGATGCTGCTACTACTGCCACGCAGCAATTATTACAGTCCTCTCCATTGCCTGATGGCCTTTTTGCTGCCAACGATACTTCTGCTGTGGCATTTATACAAGAGGCGCGGCGTAATCATATTGACGTACCCGGGCAGATCAAGGTAGTTGGTTATGCCAATGATCTTTCTTCGCGTATTATCAGTCCTTCTCTGACGACGATCGAACAATCGGGTTACAATATGGGTCAAAAGGCAGCTTCTACGTTAATACAGCTGATCAACCATGATGAGACGGTAAAAGTGACCCAACACTATGTCTTCCCTGTGGAGTTGATCCAGCGGGACTCCACGCTTTAA